In the Streptomyces sp. cg36 genome, one interval contains:
- a CDS encoding pirin family protein, giving the protein MISVRRADERYRGGDAAAGIESLHAFSFGRFYDPDNLRFGPVLACNEERLAPGAGFDEHPHSHTEIVTWVVAGELTHRDSAGHATVVRAGDVQHLSSAGGVRHEERNDGTAPLVFVQMWLAPKRPGGDPAYEIVRGLADSTPYAVLAAGAMLYVRRLAPGERTAVPDAPGVYVHVVRGEAEVAGELLGPGDSARLTSELDRDAVARTATELLFWELNEV; this is encoded by the coding sequence GTGATTTCCGTGAGGCGCGCCGACGAGCGCTACCGGGGCGGCGACGCCGCGGCCGGCATCGAGTCCCTGCACGCGTTCTCCTTCGGGCGCTTCTACGACCCGGACAACCTGCGCTTCGGCCCGGTCCTGGCCTGCAACGAGGAGCGCCTCGCGCCGGGTGCGGGCTTCGACGAGCACCCGCACAGCCACACCGAGATCGTCACCTGGGTGGTGGCGGGCGAACTCACCCACCGCGACTCGGCCGGCCACGCCACGGTCGTACGGGCGGGGGACGTGCAGCACCTCAGTTCGGCCGGCGGGGTGCGCCACGAGGAGCGCAACGACGGCACCGCCCCGCTGGTCTTCGTCCAGATGTGGCTGGCCCCCAAGCGGCCCGGCGGCGACCCCGCGTACGAGATCGTCCGGGGCTTGGCCGACTCGACGCCGTACGCGGTGCTGGCGGCGGGCGCGATGCTCTACGTCCGGCGGCTCGCGCCCGGCGAGCGGACGGCGGTGCCGGACGCGCCGGGGGTGTACGTGCACGTGGTGCGGGGCGAGGCCGAGGTGGCGGGCGAGCTGCTGGGCCCCGGCGACTCGGCCCGCCTCACCTCCGAACTCGACCGGGACGCGGTCGCCCGCACGGCGACGGAGCTCCTGTTCTGGGAACTCAACGAGGTCTGA
- a CDS encoding DUF4429 domain-containing protein, which translates to MGDVLAGIHATWEFEPDSVLIRFERGIRTPKLFQALRERRIPHEALETVTLTPGKRGTVVLRAVPRQGADPLMEAAAGQLKEGCDPYRLVLPAERETLAEYYADELRALLAADAAKPTERYVVAAPELPQSFKAYDGKASFDGRQVSFRWFWTGASSAKWKAGDQTFPVAALSGVEWRSPEVLDGYLRLLPRGDAPAAPAQADQDPAAVVFGLGYGPVHESLPFAAAVLQEIRGASVAPVPAPRAAGGRRDPADIAERIRHLGELHRAGLVTDAEFSAKKADLLAEL; encoded by the coding sequence ATGGGTGATGTGCTGGCCGGAATTCATGCCACCTGGGAGTTCGAGCCCGACTCCGTACTCATCCGCTTCGAACGGGGGATCCGCACGCCGAAGCTGTTCCAGGCGTTGCGCGAACGGCGCATCCCCCACGAAGCGTTGGAGACGGTGACGCTGACCCCGGGCAAGCGCGGCACTGTGGTGCTGCGCGCGGTGCCGAGACAGGGCGCCGATCCGCTGATGGAGGCTGCCGCGGGGCAGCTGAAGGAGGGGTGCGACCCGTACCGCCTGGTGCTGCCCGCCGAGCGGGAGACGCTCGCCGAGTACTACGCGGACGAGCTGCGCGCCCTGCTCGCCGCCGACGCGGCGAAGCCGACGGAGCGCTATGTGGTGGCGGCGCCGGAGCTGCCGCAGAGCTTCAAGGCGTACGACGGCAAGGCGAGCTTCGACGGGCGCCAGGTGTCGTTCCGCTGGTTCTGGACGGGTGCCTCCTCGGCCAAGTGGAAGGCGGGCGACCAGACGTTCCCGGTCGCCGCGCTGAGCGGGGTGGAGTGGCGCTCGCCGGAGGTGCTGGACGGATATCTGCGGCTGCTGCCGCGCGGGGACGCCCCCGCGGCCCCGGCGCAGGCCGACCAGGACCCGGCGGCGGTCGTCTTCGGGCTCGGGTACGGGCCGGTCCACGAGTCGCTGCCGTTCGCCGCGGCCGTCCTCCAGGAGATCAGGGGCGCGTCCGTCGCACCCGTGCCGGCGCCCCGGGCGGCCGGTGGGCGGCGGGATCCGGCGGACATCGCGGAAAGGATCCGCCACCTCGGTGAACTCCACCGGGCCGGGCTGGTGACGGACGCCGAATTCAGCGCGAAGAAGGCGGACCTGCTGGCGGAGCTGTGA
- a CDS encoding TetR/AcrR family transcriptional regulator, whose product MTVGQDPAAPAAARNGLRERKKQRTRDALLRVALELFTTKGYEETTVDEITDAVEVSQRTFFRYFAGKEAVVFAVQETVESHFAAALRARPAAESPVTAMRRAVTAAWDTLEETLQPVVPLSLYMRTYQVIESTPALLAVHLRRSAELEEETVRLIAEREGVDVATDPRPRVVVAAFTGVMRVAGGLWSHGEDAGFDALRRLTEAHLDQLGPALADDWRG is encoded by the coding sequence GTGACGGTGGGACAGGACCCCGCGGCCCCGGCCGCGGCCCGCAACGGCCTGCGCGAGCGGAAGAAGCAGCGCACCCGTGACGCCCTGCTGCGCGTCGCCCTGGAGCTCTTCACCACCAAGGGGTACGAGGAGACGACGGTCGACGAGATCACCGACGCCGTCGAGGTCTCCCAGCGGACCTTCTTCCGCTACTTCGCGGGCAAGGAGGCGGTCGTCTTCGCCGTCCAGGAGACGGTCGAGTCGCACTTCGCGGCGGCCCTGCGCGCCCGCCCGGCCGCCGAGAGCCCGGTCACCGCGATGCGCAGGGCCGTGACGGCGGCCTGGGACACGCTGGAGGAGACGCTCCAGCCGGTCGTGCCGCTCTCGCTCTACATGCGGACGTACCAGGTGATCGAGTCCACACCGGCGCTGCTCGCCGTCCATCTGCGCCGTTCGGCCGAGCTGGAGGAGGAGACCGTCCGGCTGATCGCCGAGCGCGAGGGGGTGGACGTCGCGACCGATCCGCGCCCCCGGGTCGTGGTGGCCGCGTTCACCGGCGTGATGCGGGTGGCGGGCGGGCTGTGGAGCCACGGCGAGGACGCCGGGTTCGACGCCCTGCGCCGTCTCACCGAGGCCCATCTGGACCAGCTCGGACCGGCCCTCGCGGACGACTGGCGGGGCTGA
- the fabF gene encoding beta-ketoacyl-ACP synthase II, which translates to MSSTNRTVVVTGIGATTPLGGDSASTWEGLLAGRSGVRPLEGERFAELPVRIAATAAVDPGEVLPRPLARKLDRSAQFALIAAKEAWADAGYTAPAGEDQPVTPERLGTVIASGIGGVTTLLDQYDVLKEKGVRRVSPHTVPMLMPNSPSANVGLEVNARAGVHTPVSACASGAEAIGYAVEMIRTGRADVVVAGGTEAAIHPLPVAAFANMMAMSKNNENPQQASRPYDKARDGFVLGEGAGVVVLESAEHAAGRGARVYCEVLGQGLSADSHHIAQPEPTGRGVAAALQNLLDSTDLKPSEVVHLNAHATSTPQGDIAEIKALRKVLGDDMDHIAVSATKSMTGHLLGGAGGIETVATVLALHHRIAPPTINLDELDDEVEADIVRGEPRELPAGSIAAINNSFGFGGHNVVLAFRSV; encoded by the coding sequence GTGAGCTCGACCAATCGCACCGTGGTCGTCACCGGTATCGGCGCAACCACACCGCTGGGTGGCGACTCCGCCTCGACCTGGGAAGGTCTGCTGGCGGGCCGTTCCGGCGTCCGGCCCCTGGAGGGCGAGCGCTTCGCCGAACTCCCGGTCCGCATCGCCGCGACCGCGGCCGTCGACCCGGGCGAGGTGCTGCCCCGCCCGCTCGCCCGCAAGCTGGACCGCTCGGCGCAGTTCGCGCTGATCGCCGCCAAGGAGGCGTGGGCCGACGCCGGCTACACCGCCCCGGCCGGTGAGGACCAGCCCGTCACCCCCGAGCGCCTCGGCACCGTCATCGCCTCCGGCATCGGCGGCGTGACCACCCTGCTCGACCAGTACGACGTGCTGAAGGAGAAGGGCGTACGCCGCGTCTCCCCGCACACCGTCCCGATGCTGATGCCGAACTCCCCCTCGGCCAACGTCGGTCTTGAGGTGAACGCCCGCGCGGGCGTCCACACCCCCGTCTCCGCCTGTGCGTCCGGCGCCGAGGCGATCGGCTACGCCGTGGAGATGATCCGCACCGGCCGCGCCGACGTCGTGGTCGCGGGCGGCACCGAGGCGGCCATCCACCCGCTGCCGGTGGCGGCGTTCGCCAACATGATGGCGATGTCCAAGAACAACGAGAACCCGCAGCAGGCGTCCCGCCCGTACGACAAGGCCCGGGACGGCTTCGTCCTCGGCGAGGGCGCCGGTGTCGTCGTCCTGGAGTCGGCCGAGCACGCCGCCGGGCGCGGCGCCCGGGTCTACTGCGAGGTGCTGGGCCAGGGCCTGTCGGCCGACAGCCACCACATCGCGCAGCCCGAGCCGACCGGCCGGGGCGTCGCGGCGGCCCTGCAGAACCTGCTGGACTCCACCGACCTGAAGCCGTCCGAGGTCGTCCACCTCAACGCGCACGCCACGTCGACCCCGCAGGGCGACATCGCCGAGATCAAGGCGCTGCGCAAGGTGCTGGGCGACGACATGGACCACATCGCGGTCTCCGCCACCAAGTCGATGACCGGGCACCTGCTCGGCGGCGCGGGCGGCATCGAGACCGTCGCCACGGTCCTGGCGCTGCACCACCGGATCGCGCCCCCGACCATCAACCTCGACGAGCTCGACGACGAGGTCGAGGCCGACATCGTGCGCGGCGAGCCGCGCGAGCTGCCGGCCGGGTCGATCGCCGCGATCAACAACTCGTTCGGCTTCGGCGGACACAACGTCGTGCTGGCGTTCCGTTCCGTCTGA
- a CDS encoding PucR family transcriptional regulator, with amino-acid sequence MPEPESPQPPNAAHPHAATLKRLEQSSGRLAANAIARMDENLPWYRAMPPENRSWIGLVAQAGIAAFTEWFRHPDTPQAISTDVFGTAPRELTRAITLRQTVEMVRTTIEVMEAAIEEVAAPGDESTLREALLVYAREIAFATAQVYAQAAEARGAWDARLESLVVNAVLSGEADEGAVSRAAALGWNSPEHVCVVLGTAPDGDSELTVEAIRRAARHAKLQVLTGVLGDRLVVIAGGSDNPLQVAKALIGPYAAGPVVAGPVVPDLLAATRSAQAAAAGLKACSAWQDAPRPVLADDLLPERAIASDPAAREQLVEEIYRPLEEAGSALLETLSVYLEQASSLEGAARMLFVHPNTVRYRLRRVTDVTGWSPSDVRSAFTLRIALILGRLADGDPQS; translated from the coding sequence GTGCCCGAACCCGAATCGCCGCAGCCGCCGAACGCCGCCCACCCGCACGCCGCGACCCTCAAGCGCCTTGAGCAGTCGTCCGGCCGGCTCGCCGCGAACGCGATCGCCCGCATGGACGAGAACCTGCCGTGGTACCGGGCCATGCCGCCGGAGAACCGCTCCTGGATCGGTCTCGTCGCCCAGGCCGGCATCGCGGCCTTCACCGAGTGGTTCCGGCACCCCGACACCCCGCAGGCGATCTCCACGGACGTCTTCGGCACCGCCCCGCGCGAGCTGACCCGGGCGATCACGCTGCGCCAGACCGTCGAGATGGTCCGCACCACCATCGAGGTCATGGAGGCGGCGATCGAGGAGGTGGCCGCGCCGGGCGACGAGTCGACCCTGCGCGAGGCGCTGCTCGTCTACGCCCGCGAGATCGCCTTCGCCACCGCGCAGGTGTACGCCCAGGCCGCCGAGGCACGCGGTGCCTGGGACGCCCGGCTGGAGTCGCTGGTCGTCAACGCGGTCCTCTCCGGGGAGGCCGACGAGGGCGCCGTCTCGCGCGCCGCCGCCCTCGGCTGGAACTCGCCCGAGCACGTCTGCGTGGTGCTCGGCACCGCCCCCGACGGCGACAGCGAGCTCACCGTCGAGGCGATCCGGCGGGCCGCCCGGCACGCCAAGCTCCAGGTGCTGACCGGCGTCCTGGGCGACCGCCTGGTGGTCATCGCGGGCGGCAGCGACAATCCGCTCCAGGTCGCCAAGGCCCTGATCGGGCCGTACGCGGCCGGTCCCGTGGTGGCCGGTCCGGTCGTCCCCGACCTGCTGGCGGCCACCCGCTCCGCGCAGGCCGCGGCGGCCGGGCTCAAGGCGTGTTCGGCCTGGCAGGACGCCCCGCGGCCGGTTCTGGCGGACGATCTCCTGCCGGAGCGCGCGATCGCCTCCGATCCCGCTGCGCGCGAGCAGCTGGTGGAGGAGATCTACAGACCGCTGGAGGAGGCGGGCTCGGCCCTGCTGGAGACGCTCAGCGTCTATCTGGAACAGGCGAGCAGCCTGGAGGGCGCGGCCCGGATGCTCTTCGTCCATCCCAACACCGTGCGCTACCGGCTACGACGTGTGACCGACGTCACCGGCTGGTCGCCGTCCGACGTGCGTTCCGCCTTCACGCTCCGGATCGCCCTGATCCTGGGGCGTCTGGCCGACGGAGATCCACAGTCCTAG
- a CDS encoding acyl carrier protein: protein MAATQEEIVEGLAEIVNEIAGIPVEDVQLDKSFTDDLDVDSLSMVEVVVAAEERFDVKIPDDDVKNLKTVGDAASYILKHQD, encoded by the coding sequence ATGGCCGCCACCCAGGAAGAGATCGTCGAGGGTCTCGCCGAGATCGTCAACGAGATCGCCGGCATCCCCGTCGAGGACGTCCAGCTGGACAAGTCCTTCACGGACGACCTGGACGTCGACTCGCTGTCCATGGTCGAGGTCGTCGTCGCCGCCGAAGAGCGCTTCGACGTCAAGATCCCGGACGACGACGTCAAGAACCTGAAGACCGTCGGCGACGCCGCGAGCTACATCCTGAAGCACCAGGACTGA
- a CDS encoding alpha/beta hydrolase has translation MTSFDSSPTLNVWRALLALAVVFVMLATSGWTAVRGHQASTEPRAVALRAWAKGTLDGQKLPSPDTAPHRLAGFFASLTPAERTDLARRYPLIVGNLNGAPVPLRYQANRWALTEARDTERARTHDSRLTTDGRGQATRRMHRYESLLDDGRQILAFDPSDTGRVAEVFGDLEHAERISVVVPGVDTNVMTFEKSNRKYSAPVGMAQSLYAAERAAGPRTRTAVIAWADYTTPAGLGIDAAIGRLAEDGAVRLDRLVRALPGNSPVSLFCHSYGSVLCGVAAHRLPPRVVDIAVAGSPGMRTQSAAHLGTSARVWAMRDRGDWIEDVPHLDVAGLGHGADPVSSGFGARVLSAAGAVGHAGYFEPGTQSLANFAAIGVGSYGSVSCLKANSACQRGISGADAA, from the coding sequence GTGACTTCCTTCGACTCCTCCCCCACACTCAACGTCTGGCGCGCACTGCTCGCGCTCGCCGTCGTGTTCGTGATGCTCGCGACCTCGGGCTGGACCGCGGTCCGCGGCCACCAGGCGTCGACCGAGCCACGCGCCGTCGCCCTCCGGGCCTGGGCCAAGGGCACGCTCGACGGGCAGAAGCTGCCCTCCCCGGACACCGCGCCGCACCGGCTCGCCGGCTTCTTCGCCTCGCTGACCCCGGCCGAGCGCACCGACCTGGCCCGGCGCTACCCGCTGATCGTCGGCAACCTCAACGGCGCGCCGGTCCCGCTGCGCTACCAGGCGAACCGCTGGGCGCTCACCGAGGCGCGCGACACCGAGCGGGCCCGCACCCACGACAGCCGGCTCACCACCGACGGCCGCGGCCAGGCCACCCGCCGGATGCACCGGTACGAGTCGCTGCTCGACGACGGCCGCCAGATCCTGGCCTTCGACCCGTCGGACACCGGCCGGGTGGCCGAGGTCTTCGGCGACCTCGAACACGCCGAGCGGATCTCCGTGGTCGTCCCGGGCGTCGACACCAACGTCATGACGTTCGAGAAGAGCAACCGCAAGTACTCCGCCCCGGTCGGCATGGCGCAGTCGCTGTACGCGGCGGAGCGCGCGGCCGGTCCGCGCACCCGTACCGCGGTGATCGCCTGGGCCGACTACACGACCCCGGCCGGACTCGGCATCGACGCGGCCATCGGCCGGCTCGCCGAGGACGGCGCCGTCCGCCTCGACAGGCTGGTGCGGGCACTGCCCGGCAACTCGCCGGTCTCGCTGTTCTGCCACAGCTACGGCTCGGTGCTGTGCGGGGTCGCCGCGCACCGGCTGCCGCCGCGCGTGGTGGACATAGCGGTCGCGGGCAGCCCCGGCATGCGCACCCAGAGCGCCGCCCACCTGGGCACCTCGGCGCGGGTGTGGGCGATGCGGGACCGCGGCGACTGGATCGAGGACGTGCCGCACCTGGACGTGGCGGGCCTCGGCCACGGCGCCGACCCGGTGTCGTCCGGCTTCGGCGCCCGGGTGCTCTCGGCGGCCGGCGCGGTGGGCCACGCGGGCTATTTCGAGCCGGGTACGCAGAGTCTCGCCAACTTCGCCGCGATAGGGGTCGGTTCGTACGGCTCGGTGAGCTGTCTGAAAGCCAATTCGGCCTGCCAGCGCGGTATTTCCGGCGCGGACGCGGCCTGA
- a CDS encoding serine hydrolase domain-containing protein produces MKSLALIENWPVPHAAAAVVRADGTVVGSHGPTGQRFPLASVTKPLAAYAALVAYEEGAVELDEPAGPEGSTVRHLLAHTSGLAFDEHRVMGAPGERRLYSNAGFEVLGDHIAKATDIPFAQYLHQAVLEPLGMASTSLDGSPAKDGVSTVADLVRFAAEVQAPRLLHPMTVAEAMSVQFPGTKGVLPGYGHQNPNDWGLGFEIRSAKSPHWTGSSSSPRTFGHFGQSGTFLWVDPEAGVACVALTDRAFGPWAVEAWPPFTDALLAEV; encoded by the coding sequence ATGAAGAGCCTGGCGCTGATCGAGAACTGGCCCGTGCCGCACGCCGCCGCCGCCGTCGTACGGGCGGACGGCACCGTCGTCGGATCGCACGGCCCGACCGGGCAGCGCTTCCCGCTCGCCTCCGTCACCAAACCGCTCGCCGCCTACGCGGCGCTCGTCGCGTACGAGGAGGGCGCCGTCGAACTGGACGAGCCCGCCGGGCCGGAGGGCTCGACCGTACGGCATCTGCTCGCGCACACCTCGGGGCTGGCGTTCGACGAGCACCGGGTGATGGGGGCGCCCGGCGAGCGGCGGCTGTACTCCAACGCCGGGTTCGAGGTCCTGGGCGACCACATCGCCAAGGCGACGGACATCCCGTTCGCCCAGTACCTGCACCAGGCCGTGCTGGAGCCGCTGGGCATGGCGTCGACGTCGCTGGACGGCTCGCCCGCCAAGGACGGCGTGTCGACCGTGGCGGACCTGGTCCGGTTCGCGGCGGAGGTGCAGGCGCCGCGGCTGCTGCACCCGATGACGGTGGCCGAGGCGATGAGCGTGCAGTTCCCCGGGACGAAGGGGGTGCTGCCGGGGTACGGGCACCAGAACCCCAACGACTGGGGGCTGGGGTTCGAGATCCGGTCCGCGAAGTCCCCGCACTGGACGGGGAGTTCGTCCTCGCCCCGGACGTTCGGGCACTTCGGCCAGTCCGGGACGTTCCTGTGGGTCGACCCGGAGGCCGGGGTGGCGTGCGTGGCCCTCACGGACCGGGCGTTCGGGCCGTGGGCCGTCGAGGCGTGGCCGCCGTTCACGGACGCGTTGCTGGCCGAGGTGTAG
- a CDS encoding ketoacyl-ACP synthase III, which translates to MSKIKPSKGAPYARIMGVGGYRPTRVVPNEVILETIDSSDEWIRSRSGIATRHWASDEETVSAMSVAAAGKAIADAGLTPEQIGGVIVSTVSHFKQTPAVATEIADKIGAVKPAAFDISAGCAGFGYGLTLAKGMIVEGSAEYVLVIGVERLSDLTDLEDRATAFLFGDGAGAVVVGPADEPGIGRTVWGSEGDKSETIKQTVPWTDYREGPVDKFPAITQEGQAVFRWAVFEMAKVAQQALDAAGISADDLDVFIPHQANMRIIDSMVKTLKLPEHVTVARDIETTGNTSAASIPLAMERLLATGQAKSGDTALVIGFGAGLVYAATVVTLP; encoded by the coding sequence ATGTCGAAGATCAAGCCCAGCAAGGGCGCTCCGTACGCCCGCATCATGGGCGTCGGCGGCTACCGGCCGACCCGGGTGGTCCCCAACGAGGTCATCCTGGAGACGATCGACTCGTCCGACGAGTGGATCCGCTCCCGTTCGGGCATCGCGACCCGGCACTGGGCCTCGGACGAGGAGACCGTGTCGGCGATGTCGGTCGCCGCCGCGGGCAAGGCCATCGCGGACGCCGGTCTCACCCCCGAGCAGATCGGTGGTGTGATCGTCTCCACGGTCTCGCACTTCAAGCAGACCCCGGCCGTCGCCACCGAGATCGCGGACAAGATCGGCGCGGTCAAGCCGGCCGCGTTCGACATCTCCGCGGGCTGCGCGGGCTTCGGCTACGGCCTGACCCTCGCCAAGGGCATGATCGTCGAAGGCTCGGCGGAGTACGTCCTGGTCATCGGTGTCGAGCGGCTCAGCGATCTGACCGACCTGGAGGACCGCGCGACGGCCTTCCTGTTCGGTGACGGCGCGGGCGCGGTCGTGGTCGGCCCCGCCGACGAGCCGGGCATCGGCCGTACGGTGTGGGGCTCGGAGGGCGACAAGTCCGAGACGATCAAGCAGACCGTGCCGTGGACCGACTACCGCGAGGGCCCGGTCGACAAGTTCCCTGCGATCACGCAGGAGGGCCAGGCGGTGTTCCGCTGGGCCGTGTTCGAGATGGCGAAGGTCGCCCAGCAGGCGCTGGACGCGGCCGGAATCAGCGCGGACGACCTGGACGTCTTCATCCCGCACCAGGCCAACATGCGGATCATCGACTCGATGGTGAAGACTCTCAAGCTGCCGGAGCACGTCACGGTCGCCCGTGACATCGAGACCACCGGCAACACCTCGGCCGCCTCGATTCCGCTCGCGATGGAGCGGCTCCTGGCGACCGGACAGGCGAAGAGCGGCGACACCGCGCTCGTCATCGGCTTCGGGGCGGGTCTCGTGTACGCCGCGACGGTCGTTACCCTCCCCTAG
- a CDS encoding MerR family transcriptional regulator: MTMIESLPVKPSVVDLCKARPLPPRPEGRDRYTISEVSALSGLTAHTLRWYERIGLMPHVDRSHTGQRRFTNKDLDWLVFVGKLRLTGMPVADMVRYAELVREGPHTFDARHELLERTRRDVLTRMAELQDTLAVLDHKIEFYADARRTAETA, from the coding sequence ATGACGATGATCGAGAGCCTCCCCGTGAAGCCGTCGGTCGTGGACCTCTGCAAGGCCCGCCCCCTCCCCCCGCGCCCCGAGGGCCGGGACCGCTACACGATCAGCGAGGTCTCGGCGCTGAGCGGACTGACCGCGCACACCCTGCGCTGGTACGAGCGGATCGGGCTGATGCCGCACGTGGACCGCTCGCACACCGGGCAGCGGCGGTTCACCAACAAGGACCTGGACTGGCTGGTCTTCGTCGGCAAGCTGCGGCTGACCGGCATGCCGGTGGCGGACATGGTCCGCTACGCCGAGCTGGTCCGGGAGGGCCCCCACACCTTCGACGCCCGCCACGAGCTCCTGGAGCGGACCCGGCGCGACGTCCTGACGCGCATGGCGGAGCTCCAGGACACCCTCGCCGTCCTCGACCACAAGATCGAGTTCTACGCGGACGCCCGCCGCACGGCGGAAACGGCCTGA
- a CDS encoding ACP S-malonyltransferase: MLVLVAPGQGAQTPGFLTPWLDLPGAADRLAAWSDAIGLDLVHYGTQADADAIRDTSVAQPLLVAAGLLSAAALGDITPGAVAGHSVGEITATAYAGVLSEEAALGFVRKRGLGMAAASAVTETGMSALLGGAPEVVFPHLEKLGITPANVNGAGQVVAAGTLEQLAALEADKPEGVRRVVALKVAGAFHTHHMAPAVAELEEASRALEIADPRFTYVSNADGKTVATGAEIVARLVNQVSNPVRWDLCMETFQQLGATALIEVCPGGTLTGLAKRALPGVKTVALKTPDDLEAARALITEQTAG, encoded by the coding sequence GTGCTCGTACTCGTCGCTCCCGGCCAAGGCGCTCAGACGCCCGGCTTCCTGACCCCCTGGCTCGACCTCCCCGGCGCCGCCGACCGGCTCGCCGCCTGGTCCGACGCCATTGGTCTCGACCTCGTCCACTACGGCACGCAGGCGGACGCGGACGCCATCCGCGACACCTCGGTGGCCCAGCCCCTGCTGGTCGCCGCCGGTCTCCTCTCGGCCGCGGCACTGGGTGACATCACGCCCGGCGCGGTCGCGGGCCACAGCGTCGGCGAGATCACCGCCACCGCGTACGCGGGCGTGCTCTCGGAGGAGGCCGCGCTCGGCTTCGTGCGCAAGCGGGGCCTGGGCATGGCCGCGGCCTCCGCCGTCACCGAGACGGGCATGTCGGCGCTGCTGGGCGGCGCGCCCGAGGTCGTCTTCCCGCACCTGGAGAAGCTCGGCATCACCCCGGCGAACGTGAACGGCGCGGGCCAGGTCGTGGCCGCGGGCACCCTGGAGCAGCTGGCCGCCCTGGAGGCGGACAAGCCCGAGGGCGTGCGCCGCGTGGTGGCGCTGAAGGTGGCCGGGGCGTTCCACACGCACCACATGGCCCCGGCGGTCGCGGAGCTGGAAGAGGCGTCGCGCGCGCTGGAGATCGCCGACCCGAGGTTCACCTACGTCTCGAACGCCGACGGCAAGACCGTCGCCACCGGCGCCGAGATCGTGGCCCGCCTGGTCAACCAGGTTTCGAACCCGGTCCGCTGGGACCTCTGCATGGAGACGTTCCAGCAGCTGGGCGCCACGGCGCTGATCGAGGTCTGCCCCGGCGGCACCCTGACCGGCCTGGCCAAGCGGGCGCTGCCCGGCGTGAAGACCGTCGCCCTGAAGACCCCGGACGACCTCGAAGCGGCCCGCGCGCTCATCACCGAGCAGACTGCCGGATAA